One Alphaproteobacteria bacterium genomic region harbors:
- a CDS encoding nicotinate phosphoribosyltransferase yields MRRVSKKIQDQLSGTAWVDEYFLKTKKIVESHGDAHVTYAIFMRRPVLSAPRLAINWLKEKELERNTQFQIDLCYPEGAWVGAGEPLMYVSGQFSQLVDLETELLMKIGPACVAAYNAFSMCSTLPKIPFLAMDARHCAGHDMAEQMSYAASVGSASAKEKAKAIGFIGNSIAATSHYFGNEKAMGTMPHALIGYAGSTLKAAELYAKTFPDQSLIVLIDYFAQEITDSLEVCYHFSAEAKSGKLSLRIDTSGGRYVEGLDPTQSYAVLEKHSPKSIRGFRTEDELKHLVGTGVSAAGLFWLRENLDKNGFEQVKIIASSGFDYNKCLLMAEAKAPIDMIGTGSFLPEKWRETYATADIIDYDGKPRVKVGREFLFRK; encoded by the coding sequence ATCAGAAGAGTGAGTAAGAAAATTCAAGATCAATTGTCGGGCACTGCATGGGTTGATGAGTATTTTCTCAAAACAAAAAAAATTGTTGAATCACATGGAGATGCACACGTTACATATGCTATCTTTATGCGTAGGCCTGTTTTGTCGGCCCCTCGCCTTGCAATCAATTGGCTCAAAGAAAAAGAATTAGAACGCAATACTCAATTTCAGATTGATCTTTGCTATCCAGAAGGTGCATGGGTTGGAGCGGGTGAGCCTCTGATGTATGTTTCGGGTCAATTTTCACAGCTTGTTGATCTTGAAACTGAGCTCTTAATGAAAATAGGACCGGCATGTGTTGCAGCTTACAATGCCTTTAGCATGTGCTCGACCTTGCCTAAAATTCCATTTTTAGCAATGGATGCACGTCATTGTGCAGGTCATGACATGGCAGAGCAAATGTCATATGCTGCTTCAGTTGGTTCTGCAAGCGCAAAAGAAAAAGCAAAAGCAATCGGATTTATTGGCAATTCAATTGCCGCAACGTCCCATTATTTCGGGAATGAAAAAGCAATGGGGACAATGCCCCATGCTCTCATTGGCTATGCAGGTTCAACATTAAAAGCAGCAGAACTCTATGCAAAGACATTTCCGGATCAAAGCCTAATTGTTTTAATTGACTACTTTGCTCAAGAAATTACAGATTCACTTGAGGTTTGTTATCATTTTTCAGCAGAAGCTAAGTCTGGAAAACTCTCACTTAGAATTGATACGTCAGGTGGACGCTATGTTGAAGGTTTAGATCCAACACAATCTTATGCTGTTCTTGAAAAACATTCACCTAAATCAATCAGAGGATTTAGAACAGAAGATGAGCTTAAGCATTTGGTTGGCACTGGCGTTTCAGCAGCTGGCCTGTTCTGGCTTAGAGAGAATTTAGATAAAAACGGTTTTGAGCAAGTGAAAATTATTGCCTCAAGCGGGTTTGATTATAATAAATGCCTCTTAATGGCTGAAGCCAAAGCGCCAATTGATATGATTGGCACAGGCTCTTTCTTGCCAGAAAAATGGAGAGAGACCTACGCAACTGCTGACATTATCGATTATGATGGTAAGCCGCGCGTCAAAGTTGGTCGTGAATTTTTGTTTCGTAAATGA
- the smpB gene encoding SsrA-binding protein SmpB, whose translation MADKEKQERAKKFIAQNRRAKFDYFIDEVFEAGIMLFGSEVKSLREGHASVNESFAALGKTENDDSVIMLYNAYIPENQHTGNYFQHETKRPRQLLLRKKEITRLAQSVSRKGTTIVPLSMYFNEKGKVKIELGVARGKKLHDKRETEKERDWQREKAKIMKDQKSE comes from the coding sequence ATGGCGGACAAAGAGAAGCAAGAACGCGCTAAAAAGTTCATTGCACAAAATAGAAGAGCAAAATTTGATTACTTCATCGATGAAGTTTTTGAGGCAGGCATTATGCTTTTTGGTAGCGAAGTTAAATCGCTCAGAGAAGGCCATGCCAGCGTGAATGAATCTTTTGCAGCACTTGGTAAAACAGAAAATGATGATTCAGTCATTATGCTCTATAATGCCTATATTCCTGAAAATCAACATACTGGTAATTATTTTCAGCATGAGACTAAAAGACCAAGACAACTTTTGCTCAGAAAAAAAGAAATTACACGGCTTGCACAATCTGTGAGCCGCAAAGGAACAACTATCGTTCCTCTCTCAATGTACTTTAATGAAAAAGGTAAAGTTAAAATAGAGCTTGGTGTTGCAAGAGGTAAAAAACTTCACGACAAGCGTGAGACTGAAAAAGAGCGCGATTGGCAACGTGAAAAAGCAAAAATCATGAAGGATCAGAAGAGTGAGTAA
- a CDS encoding 4-hydroxy-tetrahydrodipicolinate synthase — MFEGYYTALITPFKDNKIDEDAFQKMIERQIKAGVTGVVPCGTTGEAPTLSISEHYRIFDLTMEVAKGKCQVIAGTGSNHTAHSIETTKYAKEVGADAVLSVAPYYNKPTQRGIYAHFEAIHDAVDIPIILYNVPSRTNVNMSFDTVCALAELPRIKAIKDCSGDITMPLKYRQALGNDFKVLTGDDPVAGAYFAHGGDGCVSVASNLVPELCVQFYKAWKEADIATFTKIRDQLAPLSDILFCETSPGPVKYAASLMGLCRDDVRLPLVTTTEESKEAIQDVMKKLHLLTHETSAIASFADSSGYPMQFS; from the coding sequence ATGTTTGAAGGATATTATACGGCTCTTATAACGCCTTTTAAAGATAATAAAATAGATGAAGATGCTTTTCAGAAAATGATAGAGCGTCAAATTAAAGCAGGTGTAACAGGCGTTGTTCCTTGTGGTACAACAGGTGAAGCCCCAACTCTTTCAATCTCTGAACATTATCGTATTTTTGATTTAACGATGGAAGTTGCAAAAGGGAAATGTCAAGTCATTGCGGGTACTGGTTCGAACCATACAGCTCATTCAATTGAAACAACAAAATATGCCAAAGAGGTTGGTGCTGATGCTGTTCTGAGTGTTGCTCCTTATTACAATAAACCAACACAACGCGGTATTTATGCTCATTTTGAAGCAATTCATGACGCTGTTGACATTCCAATTATTTTATATAATGTGCCTAGCCGAACCAATGTGAACATGAGTTTTGATACAGTTTGTGCTTTGGCAGAACTTCCTCGGATTAAGGCAATTAAAGATTGTTCTGGTGATATCACCATGCCTCTTAAATATCGCCAAGCTTTAGGAAATGATTTTAAAGTGCTGACTGGCGATGATCCTGTAGCAGGTGCTTATTTTGCGCATGGAGGAGATGGATGCGTTTCTGTTGCCTCTAACCTTGTGCCTGAACTCTGTGTTCAGTTTTATAAAGCTTGGAAAGAGGCTGATATAGCTACTTTTACAAAAATAAGAGATCAATTGGCTCCCCTCAGTGATATTTTGTTTTGCGAAACAAGCCCAGGTCCTGTAAAATATGCAGCAAGCTTAATGGGTCTGTGTCGTGATGATGTGAGATTACCGTTGGTGACAACGACTGAGGAATCAAAAGAAGCAATTCAAGATGTAATGAAAAAGTTGCATCTCTTGACTCATGAAACATCAGCCATTGCAAGCTTTGCAGATTCAAGCGGATATCCAATGCAATTTTCTTGA
- a CDS encoding lytic transglycosylase domain-containing protein, translating into MQSIEQRLSISQRLCRFFLLFGLASSFAIDANADDSLGFLYNAASQKQWHVLEKIAVQKKNPETKAFIQWMCYKNKTCPASATDMVSFIRQNPTWPDIKLIQENAEQALVRENNTKLAMEWFSNHEPQGLEGMMIYLKAVEAQKGREAFSKEVKRFWRGSQFIVPTQQKFLSLYKSQLNVEDHVQRFNFLIEKNQLHQAEKIIPHLPQDQKALASAKLALAQNHPAVAHALQKVPQSLRNDATLNYLRVKWRHKRKADKEALELLESKNIHFPQTQNMWVERNYYARALLKDKQYQRAYKIASQHGLKEGASFADAEFLSGWIALKFLKNKETALNHFTALQKATSSPISQSRAYYWMAKVARDKNDSAGASQYLTSAAQFPNTYYGQLAAKEQGQKSKNFIIDQLSIASDQKQAFQNDPRVKLAKQLIKVNRSLSRSLIRSLANSAETKEQYYQTAELAQSLKFIDLSARIARQGMNANMGVFTQAFPVLKESPVHKDQRKNAMTHALIRQESDFKADALSNKGAVGLMQLLPATAKIISKKESLSYSPQKLKGDPAFNMKLGTSFFNQLMDRFDGSKVLAIAAYNAGPNRVSEWIKEYGHPKELKMSEADWIEMIPFQETRNYVQRVLENSRVYKVKLSQSADRSKVVSVNDLKAQ; encoded by the coding sequence ATGCAATCAATAGAACAAAGACTTTCTATCTCTCAACGTCTCTGCAGATTTTTCCTTCTCTTTGGTTTAGCCTCAAGCTTTGCAATCGATGCAAATGCAGATGACTCACTAGGCTTTCTGTACAATGCGGCATCACAAAAACAATGGCATGTCCTTGAAAAAATTGCGGTGCAAAAGAAAAACCCTGAGACCAAAGCCTTTATTCAATGGATGTGCTACAAGAATAAAACATGCCCAGCATCAGCTACTGACATGGTTTCCTTTATTCGTCAAAATCCAACATGGCCCGATATTAAGCTTATTCAAGAAAATGCTGAACAGGCTTTAGTCCGTGAAAATAATACAAAGCTTGCCATGGAATGGTTTTCAAACCATGAACCTCAAGGGCTTGAAGGTATGATGATCTATTTAAAAGCCGTTGAAGCACAAAAAGGAAGAGAAGCTTTTTCAAAAGAAGTCAAAAGATTTTGGAGAGGCTCTCAATTCATTGTACCTACACAGCAAAAATTTTTAAGTCTTTATAAATCGCAATTGAATGTTGAAGATCATGTTCAGCGCTTTAATTTCCTGATTGAAAAAAATCAACTTCATCAAGCTGAAAAAATCATCCCTCATTTGCCTCAAGATCAAAAAGCCCTTGCATCAGCAAAGCTTGCTTTGGCTCAAAATCACCCAGCTGTTGCTCATGCTTTACAAAAAGTACCTCAATCCCTCAGGAATGATGCAACACTTAATTATTTACGCGTGAAATGGCGTCATAAACGCAAAGCGGATAAAGAAGCTCTGGAACTGCTTGAGTCTAAAAACATTCATTTCCCGCAAACACAGAACATGTGGGTTGAGAGAAATTACTATGCGCGTGCTTTGCTTAAAGACAAACAATATCAACGAGCCTATAAGATCGCCTCACAACATGGCTTAAAAGAAGGAGCCTCTTTTGCAGATGCTGAATTTTTAAGCGGCTGGATTGCTCTTAAATTTCTCAAGAATAAAGAAACTGCCCTGAATCACTTTACAGCCTTACAAAAAGCAACAAGTAGCCCTATTTCACAATCACGTGCTTATTACTGGATGGCAAAAGTGGCACGCGACAAAAATGATTCAGCAGGTGCCTCTCAATATCTCACAAGTGCTGCTCAATTCCCAAATACCTATTACGGCCAGTTGGCAGCAAAAGAGCAGGGACAAAAGTCTAAGAATTTTATCATAGATCAATTATCAATTGCCTCTGATCAAAAACAAGCCTTCCAGAATGACCCTCGTGTGAAATTGGCAAAACAATTGATCAAGGTGAATAGATCGTTATCTCGGAGCCTTATCAGATCACTCGCAAACAGTGCAGAGACAAAAGAACAATACTATCAAACTGCAGAACTGGCACAATCATTGAAATTTATTGATCTATCTGCACGGATAGCAAGGCAAGGCATGAATGCCAATATGGGTGTTTTTACCCAAGCCTTTCCAGTGCTGAAAGAAAGCCCCGTTCATAAAGATCAACGGAAAAATGCAATGACACATGCATTGATTCGTCAAGAAAGTGACTTTAAAGCAGATGCCTTAAGTAACAAAGGAGCAGTTGGCCTCATGCAGCTTTTACCTGCAACAGCCAAAATTATTTCCAAAAAAGAGAGCCTCTCTTATTCGCCTCAAAAGCTAAAAGGGGATCCTGCTTTCAACATGAAGCTTGGGACATCTTTTTTCAACCAATTGATGGATCGTTTTGATGGATCAAAAGTCCTTGCCATTGCGGCATACAATGCAGGTCCAAATCGCGTTTCTGAATGGATCAAAGAATATGGACATCCCAAAGAGCTCAAAATGAGTGAAGCTGATTGGATTGAAATGATTCCATTCCAAGAAACCCGAAACTACGTTCAGCGCGTTTTAGAAAATTCAAGAGTGTACAAGGTGAAATTGTCACAAAGCGCAGATAGGTCAAAAGTTGTTTCTGTGAATGATTTAAAAGCGCAGTGA
- the ccmA gene encoding heme ABC exporter ATP-binding protein CcmA: MILDAQNLSYAYQDIPLFESITLQIQKPGLYLIKGPNGAGKTTLLKMLSGILKPSTGSVQTKITSLYIGHLNALHDQLTLSEMLDYYTHFLRSTQSDRSHRALNSFSLQDWLDTKMSDLSYGQKRKASLMRLFLRDSPLWILDEPFQGLDQEAHTFLWSEIDSFIQSNGTCVMTSHESPSAIQLPFKVFDLTFGEKS, from the coding sequence ATGATTCTCGATGCTCAAAACCTGTCTTATGCTTACCAAGATATTCCTTTGTTTGAGTCAATAACTCTACAGATCCAAAAACCAGGTCTTTACCTTATCAAAGGGCCAAATGGAGCCGGCAAAACAACACTTTTAAAAATGCTCTCAGGCATATTGAAACCTTCAACCGGCAGCGTTCAAACGAAGATAACCTCTCTTTACATCGGTCATTTAAATGCCTTACATGACCAGCTCACATTGTCAGAGATGCTGGACTATTACACCCATTTTTTAAGAAGCACACAAAGTGATAGGAGCCATAGAGCTTTGAACTCATTTTCATTACAGGATTGGTTAGATACAAAAATGTCTGATTTATCTTATGGTCAAAAACGCAAAGCATCCTTGATGCGTTTATTTTTAAGAGATTCACCATTATGGATATTGGATGAGCCTTTTCAAGGACTTGATCAAGAAGCCCATACTTTTTTATGGTCTGAAATTGATTCATTTATTCAAAGTAATGGAACCTGTGTCATGACTTCGCACGAATCGCCCTCAGCAATCCAGCTTCCCTTTAAGGTTTTTGATCTGACTTTTGGAGAAAAGTCATGA
- a CDS encoding heme exporter protein CcmB — MIYLLRFFILELKRQSADRHSFLSISLFFLIFLSVALYAFQSEGILSFSTFAGLVWLCILLSSFLALDFFFEQDEQSGLLDFYLTAPISLAYFIFCRSLSIWSFLFLPLILISSFLAALLGFTEVVVFQFGLSLVMGSFILLSYLSVIAALLVGVKQTIYLLGIVLLPLLIPLLLLEMNLAQILQVGEKVDAFLWILGGISIMLASVSSYSAAWVLRKSKE, encoded by the coding sequence ATGATATATCTCCTCAGATTTTTCATCCTTGAGCTCAAGCGACAATCCGCGGATCGTCATTCTTTTCTTTCAATTTCTCTCTTCTTTCTGATTTTCTTGAGTGTTGCTCTTTATGCTTTTCAGTCAGAAGGTATTCTCTCATTTTCAACTTTCGCCGGCCTTGTTTGGCTCTGTATATTGCTTTCAAGCTTTCTGGCATTAGACTTCTTTTTTGAGCAAGATGAACAGAGTGGTCTGCTCGATTTTTATCTGACAGCGCCTATCTCGCTTGCATATTTCATCTTTTGCAGAAGCCTTTCTATCTGGTCCTTTCTCTTTCTGCCTTTGATTCTCATCTCAAGTTTCTTGGCCGCTCTTTTAGGCTTTACAGAGGTGGTTGTTTTTCAATTTGGGCTTTCTCTTGTGATGGGGAGTTTTATTCTTTTATCTTATCTCTCCGTTATTGCAGCTCTCTTGGTTGGCGTGAAACAAACAATCTATCTGCTTGGCATTGTTCTTTTGCCTTTATTGATCCCTTTATTACTCTTAGAAATGAATCTTGCCCAAATTTTACAAGTGGGAGAGAAAGTTGATGCTTTTCTTTGGATTTTAGGCGGGATTTCGATTATGCTAGCCTCAGTAAGCTCATATAGTGCTGCATGGGTTCTGCGGAAATCAAAAGAATAA
- a CDS encoding heme ABC transporter permease, with protein sequence MNFFGLSQPTRFLMLSKYLTPLLLCLFLGALTYGLYQSLYISPPDYQQGESVRLMYIHVPAAWMALFIYVSMGIASAIFLIFRHNLASLYCRSVAPLGMMFTVICLITGSIWGNLTWGAYWVWDARLTSVLILLFLYIGYWVLKDAYRHVEKGEKMASILVLIGLVNIPVIKFSVDWFQTLHQPASFRAFQRPSIHPDMLVPLLWMACAYFLLYGLLTLWRMQSLSWERKIKRLQMKQKGIS encoded by the coding sequence ATGAATTTTTTTGGCCTCTCACAACCAACACGTTTTTTGATGCTCAGTAAATATCTGACGCCCCTATTGCTTTGTTTATTTTTAGGCGCATTAACCTATGGGCTTTATCAATCACTCTATATTTCTCCACCTGATTACCAACAAGGTGAGTCCGTTCGCTTAATGTATATCCATGTGCCTGCAGCCTGGATGGCCTTATTCATTTATGTATCAATGGGTATTGCATCAGCTATTTTTCTTATATTCAGACATAATCTAGCCTCTCTCTATTGTAGATCTGTTGCGCCACTCGGGATGATGTTTACTGTTATCTGTCTCATCACAGGCAGTATTTGGGGAAATCTTACCTGGGGAGCCTATTGGGTTTGGGATGCGCGTTTAACCAGCGTTTTGATTCTGCTCTTTTTATATATTGGATATTGGGTTCTAAAAGATGCTTATCGACATGTTGAAAAGGGAGAAAAAATGGCATCCATTTTGGTGCTGATTGGCCTTGTCAATATCCCTGTGATTAAATTTTCGGTTGATTGGTTTCAGACACTTCACCAGCCTGCTAGTTTTAGAGCCTTCCAAAGACCATCTATTCACCCCGATATGTTAGTGCCTCTTTTATGGATGGCTTGTGCTTATTTTCTTTTATATGGCCTTCTAACCCTATGGCGGATGCAAAGCCTTTCATGGGAACGTAAAATCAAAAGACTTCAGATGAAACAGAAAGGAATATCTTGA
- the ccmE gene encoding cytochrome c maturation protein CcmE, with translation MLSLKQQRFFFICLMLLGISLSVFFFLRGFEEDIIFFYTPSDIITKGMPQKEIRLGGLVKEGSILKEGELLHFTLTDTNHEVRVDYQGLVPNLFREGQGIVAKGRFQSPDHFVAKELLAKHDENYRPPELTKKLEQNQRKSD, from the coding sequence ATGCTATCTTTAAAACAACAGAGATTCTTTTTCATCTGCCTCATGTTATTGGGCATTTCACTTTCAGTTTTCTTCTTTTTGAGAGGCTTTGAGGAAGACATCATCTTTTTCTATACGCCATCAGATATCATCACAAAAGGAATGCCACAAAAGGAAATCCGCTTAGGTGGGCTGGTGAAAGAAGGATCTATCTTAAAAGAAGGAGAGTTGCTTCACTTTACACTCACAGATACCAATCATGAAGTCCGTGTGGATTATCAAGGGCTTGTGCCAAATTTATTTCGTGAAGGGCAGGGTATTGTTGCTAAAGGACGCTTTCAATCACCAGATCATTTCGTTGCAAAAGAATTGCTTGCAAAGCATGATGAGAATTATCGTCCACCTGAGCTCACAAAAAAACTTGAGCAAAACCAGAGAAAGAGCGACTGA
- a CDS encoding heme lyase CcmF/NrfE family subunit, which produces MFIEVAHYCFILQTALSLILSFALFMLPRIESRISENQLQKWVPDFIERALILFAILTIICLIALLDAFLSSDFSVSLVFKHSSSIDPFIYKISALWGNHEGSMFLWICFQLIFISLLFYRLKSVHLSSSRTAFLSSLFGGLFVIFGLFSIFVIVTSNPFLRHVFEGGEGKSLNPMLQDPAFIIHPPLLFLGYASLLVPFVLLLTALCYETLTQRVIREMRFWVLLSWGLLTLAVALGSYWAYYELGWGGWWFWDPVENVSLLPWLLNLALFHALLMYEKKKIMKGWVCVLASLSFILSIMGTFLVRSGLLSSVHSFASDPLRGSFIFGFFTLLSFVTLSIFIIKRDELLKDEGALPFSFFSREMMFVLCNFFLLFGSFVVLLGTFVPLLYEALYGEVIAVGAPYFNKIFALFLPAFALVMFLGIVCSYQRSILTKISSFLILALSITFAILLAIVWIYGHGLLMPFSATVSGIFICVFTVIHWWRRRQQKSLSIGYFGMFFAHGGFGIMLLALGIASSYAFITEQTLKLGQKKQIDAYEFYFTDMHVTQGSNYQSLQADVHVKKEGKVFPPFTPERRYYVPANYDLAETSIATSLLEDALLVLGPIESGSKQDHIQIRFYHYPLALWIWIGALGMFIGSVCGLIHLTNKIRKG; this is translated from the coding sequence ATGTTCATTGAAGTGGCTCACTATTGTTTTATTCTGCAGACAGCTCTGTCTTTGATCTTGTCCTTTGCCTTGTTTATGCTGCCACGGATTGAAAGTCGTATCAGTGAAAACCAGCTCCAAAAATGGGTTCCTGATTTTATTGAACGCGCTTTAATCTTATTTGCTATCCTAACCATCATCTGCTTGATTGCTTTACTGGATGCATTTTTATCATCGGACTTTTCTGTCTCATTGGTTTTCAAACATAGTAGTTCAATTGATCCTTTTATTTATAAGATCTCAGCTCTCTGGGGAAATCATGAAGGATCTATGTTTCTATGGATCTGTTTTCAACTGATTTTTATTTCTCTGCTCTTTTATCGATTAAAATCTGTTCATTTATCCAGCAGCCGCACAGCTTTTCTATCGAGCCTTTTTGGCGGACTTTTTGTCATCTTTGGTCTTTTTTCTATCTTTGTGATTGTGACCTCTAATCCATTCTTACGTCACGTTTTTGAAGGAGGAGAAGGAAAATCACTCAACCCAATGCTCCAGGATCCAGCTTTTATCATCCATCCACCTTTATTGTTTCTAGGCTATGCGAGTCTTCTTGTGCCCTTTGTGCTTTTACTCACCGCACTTTGTTACGAAACATTGACTCAGCGCGTCATTCGAGAAATGCGTTTTTGGGTATTGCTTTCCTGGGGACTTTTAACGCTTGCTGTTGCTCTTGGATCTTATTGGGCCTATTACGAATTAGGCTGGGGAGGCTGGTGGTTCTGGGATCCTGTTGAGAACGTCTCTCTCTTGCCTTGGCTCTTAAATTTGGCCTTGTTTCATGCTTTGCTGATGTATGAAAAGAAAAAAATCATGAAAGGCTGGGTATGCGTTTTGGCGAGTCTTTCTTTTATTCTCAGCATTATGGGCACCTTTTTGGTACGTTCAGGTCTTTTATCATCCGTACATAGCTTTGCTTCTGATCCCTTACGCGGATCCTTCATTTTTGGATTTTTTACCCTTCTGAGTTTCGTGACTTTAAGTATTTTCATTATCAAGCGCGATGAGCTTTTAAAGGATGAGGGGGCTTTGCCTTTTTCCTTTTTCAGTCGTGAGATGATGTTTGTTCTCTGTAACTTCTTTTTGCTCTTTGGCTCATTTGTTGTTTTGCTTGGCACATTTGTGCCTTTGCTCTATGAGGCTCTCTATGGAGAGGTGATCGCTGTTGGCGCTCCTTATTTCAACAAAATCTTTGCTCTCTTTTTACCTGCTTTCGCGCTTGTCATGTTTTTAGGGATTGTTTGTTCTTATCAAAGAAGTATCCTTACAAAAATATCTTCCTTTTTAATTCTGGCTCTCTCTATTACATTTGCGATCTTGCTCGCAATTGTTTGGATTTATGGACATGGATTGCTCATGCCTTTTTCCGCAACTGTTTCCGGTATTTTCATTTGTGTCTTTACAGTCATTCATTGGTGGCGTCGTCGTCAGCAAAAATCGCTTTCAATCGGCTATTTTGGGATGTTTTTTGCACATGGTGGATTTGGCATCATGCTTCTTGCCCTTGGCATTGCCTCAAGCTATGCCTTTATTACAGAACAAACGCTAAAACTCGGCCAAAAAAAGCAAATTGACGCCTATGAGTTTTATTTCACAGATATGCATGTAACACAAGGCTCAAATTATCAATCTTTGCAAGCAGATGTCCACGTGAAGAAAGAGGGTAAAGTTTTTCCTCCCTTTACGCCAGAAAGACGCTATTATGTACCTGCAAATTATGATTTAGCCGAAACATCTATTGCCACTAGCTTGTTAGAAGATGCATTGCTTGTTTTAGGCCCGATTGAGTCAGGCTCAAAGCAGGATCATATTCAAATTCGCTTTTATCATTATCCGCTTGCACTTTGGATATGGATAGGAGCCTTAGGCATGTTTATTGGTTCAGTTTGTGGACTGATACACCTCACAAATAAAATAAGAAAAGGATAA
- a CDS encoding redoxin family protein: MHSKGIYIVLATILIVFACATYAFKSNLFDLKSEEPTRKVPIQNLALSDKMSKQDYVFVQFFSSWCEACHVQHKKLMTLSQLSPFPIVGIAFQDRPEELNAFLKEESSPYQQVTHDTTGKLALSFGLRGVPEIFLIRVKDGAVLFHHLGVLNQSMLEKSLMPILNKLNEKA, from the coding sequence ATGCACTCAAAAGGAATATATATTGTTTTAGCTACCATATTGATTGTTTTTGCATGTGCAACATATGCTTTTAAAAGCAATCTATTCGATTTAAAATCTGAAGAGCCTACCCGAAAAGTGCCAATTCAAAACCTCGCCTTATCTGACAAAATGTCAAAACAAGATTATGTTTTTGTTCAGTTTTTCTCAAGTTGGTGTGAGGCTTGTCATGTTCAACACAAAAAACTTATGACACTCTCACAACTTTCTCCTTTTCCGATTGTTGGCATTGCGTTTCAAGATAGGCCTGAAGAATTAAATGCCTTTCTCAAAGAAGAGAGCTCACCCTATCAACAAGTGACTCATGACACAACAGGTAAGCTCGCTCTTTCCTTTGGACTCAGAGGTGTGCCTGAAATCTTTTTAATCCGCGTAAAAGATGGTGCCGTTCTCTTCCATCATTTGGGTGTTTTAAATCAATCTATGCTAGAAAAATCACTGATGCCAATTCTTAATAAGTTAAACGAGAAAGCATAA
- a CDS encoding cytochrome c-type biogenesis protein CcmH — MKRLILIFIFYFWPLSFSQAEEALLRSQEEANYQEITRSLRCLTCEAQSVFESDTPMAIAVKNYVKESLLQNQSEEEIHTYLRDLYGETIFFEPKGSFLSSALWLGPLILFVSGVIWVVRMNRGVQHDSR, encoded by the coding sequence ATGAAAAGATTGATTTTAATTTTTATTTTTTATTTTTGGCCTTTGTCATTTTCACAGGCTGAGGAGGCTCTTTTAAGGTCTCAAGAAGAGGCTAACTACCAAGAGATCACACGTTCTTTGCGTTGCTTAACGTGCGAGGCTCAGTCTGTTTTTGAATCAGACACCCCCATGGCAATTGCTGTCAAAAACTATGTGAAAGAAAGTCTTCTCCAAAATCAATCAGAAGAAGAGATTCATACCTACTTGCGTGACCTCTATGGCGAAACAATTTTTTTTGAACCGAAGGGTTCATTTTTGAGCTCGGCTTTATGGTTAGGGCCACTTATTTTATTTGTCAGCGGCGTCATTTGGGTTGTTAGGATGAATAGAGGTGTTCAGCATGATTCTCGATGA